A DNA window from Mesorhizobium sp. C432A contains the following coding sequences:
- a CDS encoding ABC transporter ATP-binding protein, whose translation MARIDVNHVRHSYLPNPQKDADFALREVHHTFEDGGAYALLGPSGCGKTTLLNIISGLLHPSHGELLFNGKDVTNLSTQERNIAQVFQFPVIYDTMTVYDNLAFPLRNRGVPEADVDRKVRETLEMIDLASWAKKKARGLTADQKQKISLGRGLVRSDVNAILFDEPLTVIDPHMKWVLRSQLKQLHRRFGYTMVYVTHDQTEALTFADQVVVMYDGGIVQIGTPAELFERPRHTFVGYFIGSPGMNVMPVAIDGKTATIGSQRIELPGAPKTAAGSSGAIELGIRPEYVRLGREGMAVKISKVEDLGRHKVVRASLEGREIAAVIGEDESVPADPKVRFDPAGINIYADSWLVEMGRVEMGA comes from the coding sequence ATGGCGCGCATCGACGTCAACCATGTCAGGCACTCCTACCTGCCCAATCCGCAGAAGGATGCCGATTTTGCGCTGCGGGAAGTGCACCACACATTCGAGGATGGCGGCGCCTATGCGCTGCTTGGGCCCTCGGGTTGCGGCAAGACCACGCTGCTCAACATCATTTCGGGACTTCTGCACCCCTCGCACGGTGAGTTGTTGTTCAACGGCAAGGACGTCACCAATCTGTCGACGCAGGAGCGCAACATCGCGCAGGTGTTCCAGTTCCCGGTCATCTACGACACCATGACCGTTTACGACAATCTTGCCTTCCCGCTGCGCAATCGCGGCGTGCCGGAGGCCGATGTCGACCGCAAGGTGCGCGAGACGCTGGAGATGATCGACCTGGCGTCGTGGGCGAAGAAGAAGGCGAGGGGCCTGACCGCCGACCAGAAGCAGAAGATCTCGCTCGGCCGCGGCCTGGTGCGCTCGGATGTCAATGCCATCCTGTTCGACGAACCGCTGACGGTTATCGATCCGCACATGAAATGGGTGCTGCGATCGCAGTTGAAGCAACTGCACCGCCGCTTCGGCTACACCATGGTCTATGTCACCCATGACCAGACCGAGGCGCTGACCTTCGCCGACCAGGTCGTCGTCATGTATGATGGCGGCATCGTCCAGATCGGCACGCCGGCTGAATTGTTTGAGCGCCCGCGCCACACATTCGTCGGTTACTTCATCGGCTCGCCCGGCATGAACGTCATGCCGGTGGCGATCGACGGCAAGACTGCGACCATTGGCAGCCAGCGCATCGAGTTGCCCGGCGCGCCAAAGACCGCCGCTGGGAGCTCCGGCGCCATCGAACTCGGCATCCGCCCCGAATATGTCAGGCTCGGCCGCGAGGGCATGGCGGTTAAAATAAGCAAGGTCGAGGATCTCGGCCGCCACAAGGTGGTGCGCGCCAGCCTCGAAGGCCGCGAGATCGCTGCCGTCATCGGCGAGGACGAGAGCGTGCCGGCCGACCCAAAGGTTCGCTTCGATCCGGCCGGCATCAACATCTATGCCGATTCCTGGCTGGTTGAGATGGGGCGTGTCGAGATGGGGGCATAG
- a CDS encoding ABC transporter ATP-binding protein, translating into MLELRNVTKMVGAVEHIRDVSLTLQHGSLNVLLGPTLSGKTSLMRLMAGLDVPTTGSVWFDGQNVTGMPVQQRKIAMVYQQFINYPAMTVYENIASPLRVAGTDQAKIDKEVRNAAGLLKLTPYLDRTPLSLSGGQQQRTALARAIVKNASLVLLDEPLANLDYKLREELRAELPKIFAAAGTIFVYATTEPHEALLLGGNTATLSEGRITQFGPTIDVFRKPIDLVTAKTFADPPLNTIVLAKKGPDFLLEGGVKLPVPAELAGIADANYTIGFQPHHLSLERPNAAAVPVRAKVTITEITGSESFIHLDFADARWVMLTHGIRDFEPDAEIEVFIDPRHIMVFDSNGSAVAAPKLAA; encoded by the coding sequence ATGCTGGAACTGAGAAACGTGACGAAGATGGTCGGCGCGGTGGAGCATATCCGCGACGTGTCGCTGACGCTTCAGCACGGCTCGCTCAACGTTTTGCTCGGGCCGACACTGTCGGGCAAGACAAGTCTGATGCGGCTGATGGCCGGGCTCGACGTGCCGACCACCGGTTCAGTCTGGTTCGACGGCCAGAATGTCACCGGCATGCCGGTGCAGCAGCGCAAGATCGCCATGGTCTATCAGCAGTTCATCAACTACCCCGCGATGACCGTCTACGAGAACATCGCCTCGCCGTTGCGCGTCGCCGGCACCGACCAGGCCAAGATCGACAAGGAAGTCCGCAACGCGGCAGGGCTTCTGAAGCTCACACCCTATCTCGACCGCACGCCGCTCAGCCTGTCCGGCGGACAGCAGCAGCGTACGGCGCTGGCCCGCGCCATCGTCAAGAATGCCAGCCTGGTGCTGCTCGACGAGCCGCTCGCCAATCTCGACTACAAATTGCGCGAGGAGCTGCGCGCCGAACTGCCCAAGATATTTGCCGCCGCCGGCACCATTTTCGTCTACGCCACGACTGAGCCGCATGAAGCCTTGCTGCTCGGCGGCAATACGGCGACGCTGTCCGAGGGGCGGATCACCCAATTCGGGCCGACCATCGACGTCTTCCGCAAGCCGATCGACCTGGTGACGGCGAAAACCTTTGCCGATCCGCCGCTCAACACCATCGTGCTGGCCAAGAAGGGCCCGGATTTCCTGCTCGAGGGCGGCGTCAAGCTGCCGGTGCCGGCCGAACTCGCCGGCATTGCCGACGCCAATTACACGATCGGCTTTCAGCCGCATCATCTGTCGCTGGAGCGGCCCAACGCTGCCGCGGTGCCGGTGCGCGCCAAGGTGACGATCACCGAGATCACCGGCTCGGAAAGCTTCATCCACCTCGATTTTGCCGATGCGCGCTGGGTCATGCTGACCCACGGCATCCGCGATTTCGAGCCGGACGCCGAGATCGAGGTGTTTATCGATCCGCGCCACATCATGGTCTTCGACAGCAACGGCAGCGCCGTCGCCGCGCCGAAGCTTGCGGCCTGA
- a CDS encoding pyridoxal-dependent decarboxylase yields MDNEQFRDWSRRAADWGADYRTGLRDRPVRPAIAPGEIFRSIEASPPEAAESMETIFADFEAKIVPGMTHWQHPRFFAYFPANAAPVSVVAEYLVSAMAAQCMLWQTSPAATELETRIVDWMRQALGLPEGFSGVIQDSASSATLAAVLTMRERTLDWQGNKKGLSGQGRLRVYSSDQVHTSIDRAIWVAGIGEENLVRIPVAGTYRAMDTAALEAAIVADRAAGLLPAGVIACVGGTSTGGTDDIAEVAAVAKRQGLYLHIDAAWAGSAMICPEYRHFWTGVEGADSIVFNPHKWLGAQFDCSIQFVRQPEDLVRTLAIKPDYLKTRGHDGIINYSEWSVPLGRRFRALKLWFLLRAHGLEALRTMIRNHVAWSEGIAARLAEEEDFELASQPMLSLFSFRHRAASGADCDEHNLRLVDAINNDGRIYLTQTRVDGRVAIRFQAGQFETTAADVDTAFTVICECARSPKD; encoded by the coding sequence ATGGACAACGAGCAATTCCGCGACTGGTCGAGGCGCGCCGCCGACTGGGGCGCTGATTACCGCACCGGCCTTCGCGATCGGCCCGTGCGACCTGCCATAGCGCCGGGCGAGATCTTCAGGAGCATCGAAGCTTCTCCGCCGGAGGCCGCGGAATCGATGGAGACGATCTTCGCCGATTTCGAAGCCAAGATCGTGCCCGGCATGACGCATTGGCAGCATCCGCGTTTCTTTGCTTATTTCCCGGCCAATGCAGCACCCGTCTCGGTGGTTGCCGAATATCTGGTCTCTGCGATGGCCGCGCAGTGCATGCTGTGGCAGACTTCGCCGGCGGCGACAGAGCTTGAGACGCGCATCGTCGACTGGATGCGCCAGGCGCTCGGCCTGCCCGAAGGCTTTTCCGGCGTGATCCAGGACTCCGCATCATCGGCGACGCTGGCCGCCGTGTTGACCATGCGCGAGCGCACGCTCGACTGGCAGGGCAACAAGAAGGGTCTTTCCGGGCAGGGCAGGCTGCGCGTCTATTCCTCCGACCAGGTGCACACCTCGATCGACCGCGCCATCTGGGTCGCCGGCATTGGCGAGGAAAACCTCGTCCGCATTCCCGTCGCCGGCACCTACCGCGCCATGGATACCGCGGCTTTGGAAGCGGCGATTGTTGCCGACCGCGCGGCCGGCCTATTGCCGGCCGGCGTCATCGCGTGCGTCGGCGGCACCAGCACCGGCGGCACCGACGACATCGCTGAAGTGGCCGCGGTGGCCAAACGCCAGGGGCTCTATCTGCATATCGACGCCGCCTGGGCCGGATCGGCGATGATCTGTCCGGAATACCGGCATTTCTGGACCGGTGTCGAGGGCGCGGACTCGATCGTCTTCAACCCGCACAAATGGCTGGGCGCGCAATTCGACTGCTCGATCCAGTTCGTCCGTCAGCCGGAGGATCTCGTGCGCACGCTGGCGATCAAGCCGGACTATCTGAAAACTCGCGGCCATGACGGCATCATCAACTACTCCGAATGGTCGGTGCCTCTCGGCCGTCGCTTCCGGGCGCTGAAGCTGTGGTTCCTGCTGCGCGCCCATGGCCTCGAGGCGCTGCGCACCATGATCCGCAATCACGTCGCCTGGAGCGAAGGCATAGCAGCGCGCCTGGCCGAGGAGGAGGATTTCGAGCTCGCCAGCCAGCCGATGCTGTCGCTGTTCTCGTTCCGGCATCGCGCCGCATCCGGCGCTGACTGCGACGAGCACAATCTGCGTCTGGTCGACGCCATCAACAATGACGGCCGTATCTACCTGACGCAGACGCGTGTCGATGGGCGGGTCGCCATCCGCTTCCAGGCAGGCCAGTTCGAGACAACCGCGGCCGATGTCGATACCGCCTTCACTGTCATCTGCGAGTGTGCAAGATCCCCGAAGGACTGA
- a CDS encoding DUF2160 domain-containing protein, which produces MNLDLTWMAWTWPTAAFFGTILLLLCGMAFWEFASPGGNPRVGILRFETTRGDRLFLSLLGSAFIHLAWLGLVGSNLWWALALSVVYAVGVFRYV; this is translated from the coding sequence ATGAATCTCGACCTCACCTGGATGGCGTGGACGTGGCCGACGGCGGCGTTCTTCGGCACCATTCTTCTGCTGCTGTGCGGCATGGCGTTTTGGGAATTTGCCTCGCCGGGCGGCAATCCGCGCGTCGGCATCCTGCGCTTCGAGACGACGCGCGGCGACCGTCTTTTTCTGTCGCTGCTTGGCAGCGCCTTTATCCATCTCGCTTGGCTGGGTCTTGTCGGATCCAACCTGTGGTGGGCTCTCGCTCTCTCCGTGGTCTACGCCGTCGGCGTGTTCCGCTACGTATAG
- a CDS encoding ABC transporter substrate-binding protein — protein MRRQFLTSTTALVLLLGVGNAYAGMDEAKAFLDKEIGPLSTLDRAGQEAEMQWFIDAAKPFAGMDIKVVSETIATHQYESQVLAPAFTAITGIKITHDVIQEGDVVEKIQTQMQTGQNLYDGWVNDSDLIGTHWRYQQVRNLTDWMAGEGKDVTNPNLDLKDFIGTSFTTAPDKKLYQLPDQQFANLYWFRYDWFNDEKNKADFKAKYGYDLGVPVNWSAYEDIAEFFTGREIDGKKVYGHMDYGKKDPSLGWRFTDAWLSMAGNGDKGLPNGLPVDEWGIKVNEKSQPVGSCTARGGDTNGPAAVYSIQKYLDWLKAYAPAEAQGMTFSESGPVPAQGAVAQQIFWYTAFTASMVDAGAKAVLNDDGTPKWRMAPSPHGVYWKDGMKLGYQDVGSWTLMKSTPTDRAKAAWLYAQFVTSKTVDVKKSHVGLTFIRESTIHDKSFTERAPKLGGLIEFYRSPARVQWSPTGTNVPDYPKLAQLWWQAIGDASSGAKTAQEAMDSLCAEQEKVMTRIEKSGVQGDIGPKMAEEHDLAYWNADAVKNGNLAPQLKIENEKEKPITINYDELVKSWQK, from the coding sequence ATGCGACGGCAATTTTTAACATCAACAACTGCCCTTGTCCTGTTGCTCGGGGTAGGCAACGCCTACGCCGGAATGGATGAGGCCAAGGCGTTTCTGGACAAGGAAATCGGCCCGCTGTCGACGCTCGACCGCGCCGGCCAGGAAGCAGAAATGCAGTGGTTCATCGATGCCGCGAAGCCTTTCGCCGGCATGGACATCAAGGTCGTGTCCGAAACCATCGCCACCCACCAGTATGAATCGCAGGTGCTGGCGCCGGCCTTTACCGCCATCACTGGCATCAAGATCACGCATGACGTCATCCAGGAAGGCGACGTCGTCGAGAAGATCCAGACCCAGATGCAGACCGGCCAGAACCTTTATGACGGCTGGGTCAACGATTCCGACCTGATCGGCACCCACTGGCGCTACCAGCAGGTCCGCAACCTGACCGACTGGATGGCGGGCGAGGGCAAGGACGTTACCAATCCGAACCTCGACCTGAAGGATTTTATCGGCACCTCCTTCACCACCGCGCCGGACAAGAAGCTCTATCAGCTGCCCGACCAGCAGTTCGCCAACCTCTACTGGTTCCGTTACGACTGGTTCAACGACGAGAAGAACAAGGCCGACTTCAAGGCGAAATACGGCTACGACCTCGGCGTTCCCGTCAACTGGTCGGCCTATGAGGACATCGCCGAGTTCTTCACCGGCCGCGAGATCGACGGCAAGAAGGTCTATGGCCACATGGACTACGGCAAGAAGGACCCGTCGCTCGGCTGGCGGTTCACCGATGCCTGGCTGTCGATGGCCGGCAACGGCGACAAGGGCCTGCCGAACGGCCTGCCGGTCGACGAATGGGGCATCAAGGTCAACGAGAAATCACAGCCGGTCGGCTCCTGCACGGCGCGCGGCGGCGACACCAACGGCCCGGCTGCCGTCTACTCGATCCAGAAATACCTCGACTGGCTGAAGGCCTACGCTCCGGCCGAAGCCCAGGGCATGACCTTCTCCGAATCCGGCCCGGTGCCGGCACAGGGTGCGGTCGCGCAGCAGATATTCTGGTACACCGCCTTCACCGCTTCGATGGTCGACGCCGGCGCCAAGGCGGTGCTGAACGACGACGGAACGCCGAAGTGGCGCATGGCCCCGTCGCCGCATGGCGTCTACTGGAAGGACGGCATGAAGCTCGGCTATCAGGACGTGGGTTCCTGGACGCTGATGAAGTCGACGCCGACCGACCGCGCCAAGGCCGCCTGGCTCTACGCGCAGTTCGTGACCTCGAAGACGGTCGACGTGAAGAAGAGCCATGTCGGCTTGACCTTCATCCGCGAAAGCACGATCCACGACAAGAGCTTCACCGAACGTGCGCCGAAGCTCGGTGGTCTGATCGAGTTCTACCGCTCGCCGGCCCGCGTTCAGTGGTCGCCGACCGGCACCAACGTGCCCGATTATCCGAAGCTGGCACAGCTCTGGTGGCAGGCGATCGGCGATGCCTCGTCCGGCGCCAAGACGGCGCAGGAAGCCATGGACTCGCTCTGCGCCGAGCAGGAAAAAGTCATGACCCGCATCGAGAAGTCGGGCGTCCAGGGCGATATCGGCCCGAAGATGGCCGAAGAGCATGACCTCGCCTACTGGAACGCCGACGCGGTCAAGAACGGCAATCTCGCGCCTCAGCTGAAGATCGAGAACGAGAAGGAAAAGCCGATCACCATCAACTACGACGAACTGGTGAAGAGCTGGCAGAAGTAA
- the glpD gene encoding glycerol-3-phosphate dehydrogenase, whose amino-acid sequence MDAVRDIFVIGGGINGCGIARDAVGRGFSVFLAEMNDLASGTSSGSTKLIHGGLRYLEFYEFRLVREALMEREVLWKNAPHIIWPMRFVLPYAKGLRPAWLIRLGLFLYDHIGGRKLLPATRTLDMSKDPAGKPLKPLFHKAFEYSDGWVNDARLVVLNARDAADRGATIRTRTKVVGARREGDLWAIRVEDVRTGDADEVKARLLVNAAGPWVDHVLSTTVGQNDVHNVRLVQGSHIVIKKKFDDPRAYFFQNKDGRIIFAIPYEEEFTLIGTTDRDYPGDPHDVKISDTEIDYLCAAASEYFAEAVTRPDIVWTYSAVRPLYDDGASKAQEATRDYVLKADGGEGKAPIVNAFGGKITTYRRLSESMLEKIEGFLGKRGKPWTANAPLPGGDFPATGFDVQVAKLKSAYPFLDQRLARRLTRLYGTRAQVLLGLAKSNADLGRNFGADLYEAEVRYLSENEWALTAEDVLWRRTKRGLHLSREQASALDEFMRGISRRHVAAAE is encoded by the coding sequence GTGGACGCAGTCCGTGACATCTTCGTCATCGGTGGCGGCATCAATGGCTGCGGCATCGCCCGCGACGCCGTTGGGCGGGGCTTTTCGGTATTTCTGGCCGAGATGAACGATCTTGCCAGCGGAACCTCCTCCGGCTCGACCAAGCTGATCCACGGCGGTCTGCGCTACCTCGAATTCTACGAGTTCCGGCTGGTGCGCGAGGCGCTGATGGAGCGCGAGGTTCTTTGGAAGAACGCGCCGCACATCATCTGGCCGATGCGCTTCGTGCTGCCCTATGCCAAGGGCCTGCGCCCGGCCTGGCTGATCCGGCTCGGCCTGTTCCTCTACGATCATATTGGTGGCCGCAAATTGCTGCCGGCGACCCGAACACTGGACATGTCCAAGGATCCGGCGGGCAAGCCGCTGAAGCCGCTGTTTCACAAGGCCTTCGAGTACTCGGACGGCTGGGTCAACGATGCCCGGCTGGTGGTGTTGAACGCGCGTGACGCCGCCGACCGCGGCGCCACCATCCGCACCCGCACGAAAGTCGTCGGGGCGCGGCGCGAAGGCGATCTATGGGCGATCCGCGTGGAAGACGTGCGGACGGGAGATGCCGACGAGGTCAAGGCCCGGCTGCTGGTCAATGCCGCCGGTCCATGGGTCGACCACGTCCTGTCGACCACCGTGGGCCAGAACGACGTGCACAATGTGCGCCTGGTGCAGGGCAGTCATATCGTCATCAAAAAGAAATTCGATGATCCGCGCGCCTACTTCTTCCAGAACAAGGACGGGCGCATCATCTTCGCCATCCCTTACGAGGAAGAATTTACGCTGATCGGCACCACCGATCGCGACTATCCCGGCGATCCGCATGACGTGAAGATCAGCGACACCGAGATCGACTATCTCTGCGCGGCGGCGAGCGAATATTTTGCTGAAGCCGTGACGCGCCCCGACATCGTCTGGACCTATTCGGCCGTGCGCCCGCTCTACGACGACGGCGCTTCGAAGGCGCAGGAAGCGACCCGCGACTATGTGTTGAAAGCCGATGGCGGCGAGGGCAAGGCGCCGATCGTCAACGCTTTCGGCGGCAAGATCACCACCTACCGCCGGCTGTCGGAATCGATGCTGGAAAAGATCGAAGGTTTTCTCGGCAAGCGCGGCAAGCCGTGGACGGCGAACGCGCCCTTGCCGGGCGGCGATTTCCCGGCCACCGGTTTCGACGTCCAGGTGGCGAAGCTGAAGAGCGCCTATCCTTTCCTCGACCAGCGCCTGGCGCGTCGGTTGACCAGGCTTTACGGCACGCGCGCGCAAGTGCTGCTCGGCCTCGCCAAGTCGAACGCCGATCTCGGCCGCAATTTCGGCGCCGATCTCTATGAGGCCGAGGTACGCTACCTCAGCGAAAACGAATGGGCGCTGACCGCCGAAGATGTATTGTGGCGTCGCACCAAGCGCGGTCTGCATCTCAGCCGCGAACAGGCCTCGGCGCTTGACGAATTCATGCGCGGCATCAGCCGGCGCCATGTCGCGGCAGCGGAATAG
- a CDS encoding sugar ABC transporter permease, whose product MEKTWNNKAWFLVLPVLVLVAFSAVIPLMTVVNYSVQDTFGNNVFFWAGTQWFEELLSSSRFWEAMVRNLIFSFIILAIEVPLGIFIALNMPKKGWGVPVCLVLMSLPLLIPWNVVGTIWQVFGRNDIGLLGYYVNALGIDYNYVQDPFDAWVTIIIMDVWHWTSLVVLLCYAGLVSIPDAFYQAAKIDGASRWAVFRYIQLPKMQRVLLIAVLLRFMDSFMIYTEPFVVTGGGPGNSTTFLSIDLVKTALGQFDLGPAAAMSLVYFLIILLLSWVFYTVMTNYDAER is encoded by the coding sequence ATGGAAAAGACCTGGAACAACAAGGCCTGGTTCCTGGTGCTGCCGGTGCTGGTGCTGGTGGCGTTCTCGGCCGTCATTCCGCTGATGACGGTCGTCAACTATTCGGTGCAGGACACCTTCGGCAACAACGTCTTCTTCTGGGCAGGCACCCAGTGGTTCGAGGAACTGCTGTCGTCCAGCCGCTTCTGGGAAGCCATGGTGCGCAACCTGATCTTCTCCTTCATCATCCTGGCCATCGAAGTGCCGCTCGGCATCTTCATCGCGCTCAACATGCCGAAGAAGGGTTGGGGCGTGCCGGTCTGCCTGGTGCTTATGTCGTTGCCGCTGCTCATTCCGTGGAACGTCGTCGGCACCATCTGGCAGGTCTTCGGCCGCAACGACATCGGCCTGCTCGGCTACTACGTCAACGCGCTCGGCATCGACTACAATTACGTGCAGGATCCGTTCGACGCCTGGGTCACCATCATCATCATGGACGTCTGGCACTGGACCAGCCTTGTCGTGCTGCTCTGCTATGCCGGCCTGGTTTCGATCCCGGATGCCTTCTACCAGGCGGCCAAGATCGACGGCGCCTCGCGCTGGGCGGTGTTCCGTTATATCCAGCTGCCGAAGATGCAGCGTGTGCTTTTGATCGCCGTGCTGTTGCGCTTCATGGATAGCTTCATGATCTACACCGAGCCCTTCGTCGTCACCGGCGGCGGCCCCGGCAACTCGACCACCTTCCTGTCGATCGACCTCGTCAAGACCGCGCTCGGCCAGTTCGACCTCGGTCCGGCGGCCGCCATGTCGCTGGTCTACTTCCTGATCATCCTGTTGTTGTCGTGGGTGTTCTACACCGTGATGACCAACTACGACGCGGAGCGCTGA
- a CDS encoding carbohydrate ABC transporter permease produces MSGANERADRVSETTASGKLASTLSQDQVARLMRKRGEESRWWWIVPTIYIIVLLLPIYWLINMSFKTNAEIVSSLTLYPHQPTIANYVTIFTDASWYSGYINSITYVVMNMVISVAAALPAAYAFSRYRFLGDKHLFFWLLTNRMAPPAVFALPFFQLYSAFGLIDTHIAVALAHCLFNVPLAVWILEGFMSGVPKEIDETAYIDGYSFPRFFVRIFMPLIASGIGVACFFCFMFSWVELLIARTLTTTDAKPIAATMTRTVSAAGMDWGLLAAAGVLTLIPGALVIWFVRNYIAKGFALGRV; encoded by the coding sequence ATGAGCGGCGCCAACGAAAGAGCCGACAGAGTGAGCGAAACCACCGCTTCGGGAAAATTGGCGAGCACGCTTTCGCAGGATCAGGTCGCCCGGCTGATGCGCAAGCGCGGCGAGGAATCGCGCTGGTGGTGGATCGTGCCGACGATCTACATCATCGTGCTTCTGCTGCCGATCTACTGGCTCATCAACATGAGCTTCAAGACCAATGCCGAGATCGTCTCCTCGCTGACGCTCTATCCGCATCAGCCTACGATCGCCAACTACGTCACCATCTTTACCGACGCCTCCTGGTACTCGGGCTACATCAACTCGATCACCTATGTGGTGATGAACATGGTGATCTCGGTGGCCGCCGCGCTGCCGGCGGCCTACGCCTTTTCGCGTTACCGCTTCCTCGGCGACAAGCATCTGTTCTTCTGGCTGTTGACCAACCGCATGGCGCCGCCGGCAGTGTTCGCGCTGCCGTTCTTCCAGCTCTATTCGGCTTTCGGCCTGATCGACACCCACATCGCCGTGGCGCTGGCGCACTGCCTGTTCAATGTGCCGCTGGCGGTGTGGATCCTCGAAGGCTTCATGTCGGGCGTGCCCAAAGAGATCGACGAAACAGCCTATATCGACGGCTACTCCTTCCCGCGCTTCTTCGTCAGGATTTTCATGCCGCTGATCGCCAGCGGCATCGGTGTCGCGTGCTTCTTCTGCTTCATGTTCTCATGGGTCGAGCTTTTGATCGCTCGCACGCTGACGACCACCGATGCCAAGCCCATCGCCGCCACCATGACCCGCACCGTCTCGGCCGCCGGCATGGACTGGGGCCTGCTTGCCGCCGCCGGCGTGCTGACGCTGATCCCCGGCGCGCTCGTCATCTGGTTTGTCCGCAACTACATCGCCAAGGGCTTCGCCCTGGGGAGGGTGTGA
- a CDS encoding DeoR/GlpR family DNA-binding transcription regulator: MYLSPRHAEIIQMAKDHGRVLVDDLATHFNVTPQTIRKDLNDLCDQRLLTRIHGGALFPSGIENMEYEARRKIAADEKEAIGRAAARLIPDNASLFINIGTTTESVSKALLDHAGLMVITNNINVANRMRIYPSIEVVIAGGVVRGSDGGVVGEAAVDFIRQFKVDYAVIGASAIDHDGALLDFDFREVKVAQAIIANARHVILVSDQTKFERTAPVRIGHLSQVNTFITDRCDIPSVRKICEEAEVQLIETSLG; the protein is encoded by the coding sequence GTGTATTTGTCGCCGCGCCATGCCGAGATCATCCAGATGGCGAAGGACCATGGCCGTGTGCTGGTCGATGACCTCGCCACGCATTTCAACGTGACGCCACAGACCATCCGCAAGGACCTCAACGATCTCTGCGATCAGCGGCTGCTGACGCGCATCCATGGCGGGGCCCTGTTCCCGTCCGGCATCGAAAACATGGAGTATGAGGCGCGCCGCAAGATTGCCGCCGACGAGAAGGAGGCCATCGGCCGCGCGGCGGCCAGGCTGATACCCGACAACGCCTCCCTGTTCATCAACATCGGCACCACGACCGAGTCGGTCAGCAAGGCGCTGCTCGACCATGCCGGGCTGATGGTCATCACCAATAATATCAATGTTGCCAACAGGATGCGCATCTATCCTTCGATCGAGGTGGTAATCGCCGGCGGCGTCGTGCGCGGCTCCGACGGCGGCGTTGTCGGCGAGGCCGCGGTCGATTTCATCAGGCAGTTCAAGGTCGACTATGCGGTGATCGGCGCCTCGGCCATCGACCATGACGGCGCGTTGCTCGATTTCGACTTTCGCGAAGTGAAAGTGGCGCAAGCCATCATCGCCAATGCCAGGCATGTCATCCTGGTGTCCGACCAGACCAAGTTCGAACGCACCGCGCCGGTTCGCATCGGCCATCTCTCGCAGGTAAACACCTTCATCACCGACCGTTGCGACATCCCGTCGGTGCGCAAGATCTGCGAGGAAGCGGAGGTTCAATTGATCGAAACGTCGCTCGGCTAA